The stretch of DNA GCAGGGGACAGACTAGTGATCCACGCACAATATGGCAGGTCGATGACTAACATGACAGGTGGAAGCCTGCCACCAGTACAGTGTCCTGTACACCCTTGCACAATCTGCTAGCAGTGGGTGGGAACCACGATGACCGGATATATAAACACGTCCCGGGCTCAGGTAGAACTCTCTGAACACTTTTTCTTTACATTCCTACATAAAGAGATAATTCTAACTTAAGCATGAGAGGTGTCCCTCACCACCCCAAACCTTCATCTCCTTGGATATTGAAGGTCGAATGGAGGGATCGTCGAGTTGCCCATGCTACTAAACACGACATCAGCAATTATTATCATTATGATTAAATTGGTATGCAATGCACTACACTTTGAGCCCACTATAGTGATTTGATCCCATCTAATCTTTTTGTTAGTTCctatttttcaaacaaatatatatatatatatatataattgatgaataaaactatttttaatacaattgaataaaaatttggataaaaaCGTGGTATATAAAACTTTtcttaaacaaagcaaaaaaaaaaaaaaaaaaaacttttgttaaAGGGTGTGGCTACTATGTCGCTCTATGTTGACCGCTGGGCAAACCGTccagtgtaattttttttttttacatttttttaatgcatttaaatatttttaaaaaataaaaaaaaatcaatatatttaaaattatttctttaatcattaagtaaaaaaaaaaattttttttacagaacGGTCAAATAGAGCGGTACAAATGGGTGGGCAAaatagtgtttatttttattaaaagttaaaacgaGGCTGTTTTAACTTGACTAATGATTGGCCAATAGCCACATGTTAGAGTTGAGAACTCAAGAAGACCATACCACTCACCGCCACAATAAGAATCTGTGtcgtctctttttctttctttatcacTAAACCTTCAAAATTGCCGCGAAATCAACGGCTCTCTAAAACCCTAATCTCTCTCTCgcctatttttgtttttttgatacGTATCTCTCTCGCCTATTGAACCTAAAAGCTTCTTCAAATCCCAAGCCCCCTCTCAACACCCTGCAACTTCTGCGTCCCTCTCCACTCAATTGTCCCAAATTTTCCCGGGAAACAAACAAACGAGCGAACTGCTCCTTTTCCTAAAACCCTAGCCCCCAGTCAATGCTCCACCACCTACGCCAATGGAAGAACCCTCTCCATTTCCCAGCAAGATTCCGAACCCTTCTTCCCCTCTCTTCCATCCTCTTCACCAAACCCTCGGTCTCCGCCGCAAAGCTTGAAGACGAGCCCGCCAGTTCCTCCGCCATTCCAAACACTAGCGACACGGTTGGAGAAATTCTCGCCGGTTTAAGGAGCTTCGGCTTGATAAGATTTTTCTGTGGGGATTATTTTCGGACTGTCGTTCTAACGCTGAATTGGACTCAGGTGGATCAGATTATCGATGTACTGAGGGTTGAGAGTCCCGACTTTGCTGTGGATTTTTTCCATCTGTTAAAGGATAGGTATCAGTTTCGGCATTCGAGGGCTTCGCGGTTCATTGTTTCGCATGTTCTGGCGGAGAAAAAGCGGTTCAAGGAGATGCAGTTGGTTATAAAGCAAATGGTAGAAGAGGAAGGTGTGGTATTCCATCGTTTCTATTAGGATAAAGGGTCATTTTATGGATAATAGTTTATAGCCAAGGAAAAggaattgaaattattttcttttggtttccCTAAATTCAAAACCTTTTATCAACTAATGACTAATGTTTAATTTGCACTGGTCTGGGCTGACCTGAGCTgagaaaattattggattttgcactttttttccctttgaattTGTGTTGGATTGTACAGCATCAGTTACATTGAGAAGGGACTGAATTTATTATTGATAGACTTCTCGTGATTTCTGGTAGGCTCTGGTTCCGCACCTTCACTTTGTGAACTGCTTCTCAATAGCTTCAGGGACTGGGATTCGAATACTGTGATTTGGGATATGCTAGCATTTGGTTATTCGAGATTTGAGATGGTTCAAGATGCTCTCTTTGTTCTTGCCAAGATGAAAGATCtgaacatgcatgcatcaaTACAAACATATAACAGTCTGTTGCACAACTTGAGGCGGACTGAAACCATGTGGGATATGCATACTGACATCAAAGTTAGTGGAACTCCTCAGAATGAGTACACTCATTCCATAATTGTAGATGGCCTCTGTGAGCAATCCAGGCTACAAGATGCAGTTTCGTATCTGCAGGATGTCGAAGGGAAGGATACCGGACTTTCCATTGTTTCTTTCAATACCATCATGTCAAGGTTCTGTACATTGGGTTTTGTAGATGTTGCAAAGTCATTTTTTTGTGTGATGCTCAAGTATGGAATTTTTCCCGATTCATACAGTTACAATATTCTCATTCATGGGCTATGTGTAGCAGGTTCCATGGAAGAAGCCTTAGAGTTCAAAAATAACATGGAGAAGCATGGTGTAGTGCCTGATATAGTAACCTACAAAATTCTTGCTAAGGGGTTTCAACTACTTGGATTGATGAGTGGGGCCTGGAAGGTCATTCAAGACATGCTGCTTAAAGGGTTTAATCCAGATCTAGTTACATATACAATACTGATATGTGGGCATTGCCAGATAGGCAATATTGATGAAGGCCTTAAGTTGCGGGAAGAGATGCTTTCTCGGGGTTTTCAGTTGAGCATAATATCATACAGTATATTGCTTAGCAGTTTGTGTAAAAGTCAGCGGGTTGAAGAAGCATTAAGATTGCTTTATGAGATGGAAACTTTTGGCTTGAAACCAGATACTATAACCTATTCTATCCTCATTCATGGCCTCTGCAAGAAAGGAGAAGTCCAGAGGGCCATCCATCTATATGAGGAAATGTGCTCGAGGAGAATATTTCCAAATTATTTTACCCATGGAGCCATTTTGTTGGGTCTGTGTGAGAAAGGGAATATATCAGAGGCAAAGAACTATTTTGATAAACTGATAGCAAATGACTTGGTGGATAATATAGCGCTGTATAATATCATGATGAACGGGTTTGTAAAACATGGTAATATTGAAAAAGCCGTGTTATTATACAAAAGATTAGTTAAAAAAGGGATTACTCCTAGTATTGTCACTTTCAATACTCTTATTCATGGATTCTGCAAAAACAATAAGTTAGGTGAGGCTCGAAGCCTTTTGGACATTATCAGGCTTCATGGATTGGTTCCAAGTGTGGTTACTTATACCACTCTCATGAATGCATACTGTGAGGAAGGGAATATGCAGGGCATGCTTGAATTGCTTTGGGAGATGGAAGCAAAAGCTGTTATGCCTACTCATATTACTTACACCATACTTATTAAGGGACTATGCAAACAGAGGAGGTTGCAAGAATCTGTTCAATTACTTGAGGATATGCGTGCTGTGGGTCTGTCTCCGGAtcaaataacatataatacaattATCCAGTGTTTCTGTAAAGCTGGTGACACAAGAAAAGCTTTTCAGTTACACAATGATATGCTACTGCATAATTTGGAGCCTACTTCTGTCACATATAATGTCCTCATTGATGGTCTTTGTATTTATGGAGACCTGAGGGATGCTGACAGGCTACTGGTTTCTATTGAGAATCAAAAGCTCAATTTGACAAAAGTTGCTTATACCACGTTGGTTAAAGCACATTGTGCAAAGGGGGATGTGCGTAGGGCAGTAGTATTCTTTCGTAAAATGGTGGAGAAGGGTTTTAAAGCATCAATCAGAGATTACAGTGCTGTGATCAATAGATTGTGCAAAAGGTGCCtaataaatgaaacaaaatattttttctgtatGATGTTATCGGATGGTATTTCGCCTGATGAAGGTATTTGTACAGTGATGCTTAATGCTTTCCATCAGGAAGGTGATCTAGATTCAATTTCTGAACTACTTGGTGAGATGATCAAATTTGGATTGCTTCCTGATTAATCCATGGGACATGATGATTTTCATGCATCCAACTGTTAGAAAGAACCTTTCTTGGCTGATAGGGAAGTCAGTATGTGAGGTATAATACAACACTACTTGCATACGTCTCatagtcattttttaaatactctATTAAATTAGGGTTTGCTTATTCATCcctcaatttttttcttgtttcatttctcttttgatAAGTGAAAGCTAAATATACCAAGCACCAAATTTTTAAGCAATTTAGGTTGGTGAGGAGTTTAAAAATTCTTTCTATCACCGATTTTTGCTCACGCTTGATATGTTTATGACATTGTAAGAAACTAATATAACCCTGCCACGTAACTCATCCAATGGTATCTAAACATCCAGAAGACTGTCAAATAAAATGTGATCCAAGACAAACATTGCCAGGTATCATCTTGTCCTAGATCATGGCAAAGAAAGTTATAACCACCATCTTGTTTATCCTTTCACAACTAATGAATACTTTGGTGATTTAGCTTGTGCTTGTAGATGGTTGTCATTACCACAAACAACCAGGATATCACCAAAGGCAGATAGTGCTAAATAGGTATTTTACATCCATTTGATTTCATGGCTGCTTTGTAGGGCGATATCCGGCTATGTCCTGTTGCAGGCCCTTTCGTACAGGCTTCAAAGGCAATCTCACCACACCAGTTTGCAAATGAAAAAACTTGCTGAATTTATCTTCTGGACAGTGCACTATACGAGAAATCATTGATAATATCTTTCATCTCGGATTCTTAAGTGAGAGTAGTATATCCTATATCTctactattatataagtggctatttaACGCCATTaaacggaaattcttgttttaacggaGCGGAAAGTCTTGTTTTAACGGCTATCAAACGGAATGTCCATTCTCTCGAAGCTTCTCCCCTCccactctctcgctctctcaaTCCTCTGTATATTCTCTCCTTCAGACCTACTCTCTCTCAGCTATCTCTGTTTTTCGccgattctctctctctgcccTCACGATTCTTCAACCGTCTCTCAAATATCTCAAATCTCCTCTCTACAGACGTTTCCCTTGTTTggtctcaaagaaaatgaagaaaattgcAGCCTAGGTCAGCCAACGAAGAACACCGTTCTTCACGGGAaaggtggagtttttttttattttcttcttctgatctgattttttttttttttttgcttctttacATCTGAATGTAAGATTCTTTGAGatctgaagtttttttttttttttgacggcAGCCTACTCCATGGGAATCTGCTCAAAGGCTTTCGATTCTTCGCATTGTggttcttccctctctctcatacTTCCCCTAGAGCTTCCGATTCTCATAGTTTGTCTCAGTTAAGTCTCCGTTGGCAGCCCCATTCTCCCCAAACAAAACCACTTTTGCACCCTCCAAACCACAAAAGGCAAAGCAAAACTATCAAAACTGcttccttctatttttattattctattttctaaGTCATCTTTCTTTAATTTAGATCTCcaagttgattttttgaaagatttttttttttggtgttatAGTTTTTTGCCGTTTTAGTGAATGTCTCGGCGTTTTTAGCAAGTTGAGTGCTTCGGTGTTCGTGTTACTGTTAGATCTGCAACTGGAAAACCATAAAAAGAAGATCACTGTTGGATTGACTCCATTTCGTGTTATCTTTACTTTATCTTTGGGTTTTCAAAGTCtttgccttctatttttcttttgatctttcCGGCCTTCTTTCGCTCTCACTTGTAAAGCCTGAATTTTTCCTTTcgtgtttttcattttgttgaagAAATCTGAGAAATATCCAATCTCAGTTTACTGTTTGGTATGCACTGCTTTAAGTTTCTTTATAAGAAGCCGGAAGATGTgattcaagtttcaagtttcttTTCAAGTGTGCGAATCCAGTGTTTGGCCTCGCCtggataacttttttttctttttctggtttgggACTGGGATCTGCAGAAAGTGAAGATTTGGTCAACGTATGGAGGCAGTGACGGAAGGGAACTAGGTATTTGTTTTCCAgaacaagtttttttattttttttattatatatctatttcgttttctagattttttttgatTATGTCTTATTGAAGGCTTGTTCATGATTGGTTATTGTGTTGTCAAGATCTTGTTATAATTTGCGGTAATGTCTTTGCAATCTTATTGGAAAatgaggtgttttttttttttaaatatattggagAGGAGGTAAAATGCCTAGAAAACTTAGATACTACCAACGAGGTTTATTTTCTCGATGTTAATTCCCATGAACTTTTACAAGGCTTATATAGGTTCAAACAATCACTGAAAGTCGAGATCtgaaacaaaaaacattaaagATTGAGCTTGCGACAGGGTGTTTTCATCTAAGACCCGAAAATTTTtagaatcatttgttttttgtgaaCCTTTTCAATGCAAAGCAAGGTAATTTGTTAACTCAAAGGTGGCCCTCTGAAAGTCTTTGATGCAGGCCAGTTGAATAATTCAAGCCAACCAAATATCCAGTACTATTGTTTTAATAGAATATTCAGTACTAGCAAGTTTTTTGTTGTAATATTGGCGTTTGTAATTGTGAGACTTTAAGGTGTTATTTGTAGATACATAAAGTCGGTTGAGTGCaataattgttgtgaaaaatgtaagactgcattttttctattttgttctgaTCTTAAATAAAATGGATGGGATCTATCAGGAGCTTGAAGCACTACCCGATCCAGTGGGGCATACCTGCCAGAAGAAGGTAAAGCACTTATCTAATACCAAATTTGGTCTCTATTAAGTTTTGCTGTGCATATTACGTTGAATAATCCAACATCTTACTTTGATTTATAGTAGAAAACCGAATCAGAACCAGTGGATTTGGGTTTATAATTTGATACAGGAGAAACAATACAAAGAAGCTCTTGAGGCTTTCAATGAGAAGAACAAGGAAAAAGTACAACTTATAACCAGGTTAATGGAGGTTAGTATCATAACTTTCtgcttaaaataaaagtatatgaATCATGACACATTGTCACCTGCCCCTAGGACTTTCATTAACACGTTACCTGATTGGAGCATGCTTCTTGCCGCTATCACCACAATCTTCTTGGCTGCTGAGAAGCagtggatgatacttgattggAAACCTAGGCAGCCTGACATGCTCATTGACCCTTTTGGTCTTGGGAGAATTGTTCAGGATGGTTTGGTGTTCCGGCagaatttttctattagatCATATGAAATAGGTGCCGATCATACAACTTCTATAGAGACATTGATGAATCATTTGCAGGTAcgattaattcttcaaattatatACCACTTctttaaaaaccaaaattacaTCCTTTAACAGGCCGTTATGTTTTTCTTGAATAACATGTgtctgagattttttttctgaGCTATTGCCTTATTCCTCCTGCTTTTGGTTCCAGGAAACTGCCCTTAATCATGTTAAGAGTGCTGGACTTCTTGGTGATGGCTTTGGTTCAACGCCAAAGATGTGCAAAAAGAACCTGATATGGGTGGTTACACGAATGCAGGTGGTGGTAGATCGCCATCCTACTTGGTAAGCCCACCACTTCATGCATATGGTTTGGCTTCTTTATCTGCAGTTGTTTTTTgtcatttatgtttatatttcattttttgtttatccATTTTCCATATACGGATTTGATGATTTTATCCTACATTGCTACCATCCCCTGTAGTTTGCAGGGCTGACTGTGTAACAAAGAATTGGCTCCATGCTTAGCTCTATTTACTTTGTACTTAATTGTTCTAAACATTTACTAATTTGTGGGGATGACACCTATACAAGGTCacaattttatatctaaaaactaatacactattTGTTTCTTTGTGGGACGATTTATTTCTCGAGCCCATTAGTGTAGGGGAAATGTTAGCCCAAGTAGTCATTAGCAAAAGCATattaaaggaagagaaagaaaatgggttCACATTCTGATGTTCCCTGTCTTAGAAAATTGTCTGGGAGAATGGACCGAGTTTGAAGATTTAGGTGAGGTCATTGTGGGAAGTCCTCCTGTAATCTGTAATCAACTGTTATAATAAAAGAAGTCGTGTAGTATTGGCGTGTCTTTGGAGATTGAAAGTGTAAAAGGGTTTGAGGAATTGCTTTGTTAGAGAGAGTACTACTCTTAGTTAACAAAACTACTATCCTTGAAAGTCTTTTGCTACAGCCTCTCTGAAAAGAAAGCATTCGGATTGGAGACTTGGGTTAGGAATATGGTTAATGACAGAACATCATGGTATTCGTGTAGGTTTGATATTATATCATTGGGTTTTGGGTACATGGATTGTTTTCAACTATGTATGTGACTGCCGAAATTTAATTATGAGccatatattgtttttttatgggtaaagtATGAGCCCTGTCGTATTGTAGTATAGAggtttttgcatttattttttagtgtgaGATTCTCATTGTTATAGATTCAGTTATTGCTTTCTAATTTTGCACGTGACTATGGAATTTAATTCACGCGTTCCATAGTGTTATTAGAGGAAACGGAATGGTGgttttattgctattttttcattctcaGGTTTATGAAGTTCTGAAGTTGCTGAATGAGCTCTACCTACTACAGCTAGAGATCAAGATGCTCAACAGGTGTTGGATAAGGAATTCTGTTTTAGTTAATTCCCCCAGTCTTCTGCAAAAATTCGGAATGGATATACTTCCCTTGTTGATCCAGGTTGGTTTTGTGGTATATAGcagtaaattgatttttttccttatatggCTTTGTAATGTTGCCTTCACCCCTTGCACAGGTAGTTAATTCTGGTGCAAATTTATATGTTTGTTATGGCTGCCTTTCTATTATCAACAAGTTAGTTTATTTCAGCAAATCTGACATGCTTCTTGAATTACTTAAGAATACCAACATTTCAAGGTGAACCAGGCTATCTTGTGTTTACAGTATTAATCCTgataatatttctcttgaactgacgattttttttcctaatcagCAGTTTTTTGGCCGGAGTGTTCACTCGAAAGGATCAGCATGTGCTCTTAGTAGCTCTACATATTGCTGAGATGATTCTGCAAAAGCTTTCTGATATTTTCCTGAGTTCATTTATCAAGGAAGGTGTCCTTTTTGCTATTGATGCATTGTCATTTAAGTAACTATTATGtttccttctttccttttatttgtctaatttttaattacacTTGTATAAAAGATTGTTAGCCTCGATGGTGTTGGGTTGATCCGGTGTTGGTAAAAGCGCAAAACCCCAAGGACAAAGCAAAGCGAATTTACAAATATTTGCTTAAAATGCACTTTTGAGTGATCTTAAAGCGTAGAAAAgcataattttgtaaatttttaatgaagaaaatagaaactatCTATTCAAGacctagaaaataaatattctaagaGTGTTGATATTGAAAATCATTTGTCGTATGGTGCCacatgttttcatgtgttatGCTTTGACCCTACTTCAACACAAAAATGTGTTATGCTTTGAACTTGATATATAATTGTCCGAAATGGCTTTTTAGATGGATGGATATTTTTCTTGCTTATGTTGGCATAGATGGATTGCTTttgtgaaaaatcaaaatttttttattaaaaacctTGTCTCACCTgactaggcaaacgtgctttgcatgTTGTCCTGACCTAGTTTTCATACTACACATTTAATTCTATATGCATCTGTAATTGTTGGTTACCTTGGTCCCTTCTCATTGTGATCTCTTTTCTCTTAAGAGTTTGGAAGGAAGAGCATCACAACTAGCATATACTTTGCACCTGCCTAATGACATTCTTCCTGAAACCAGACCTGATGTGGTAAGACATATAGCTTTTCATATATAGCTTACCAGTTTCTTGTTAATTAATATCTTGTTGGGAAGCATCTTGAATTTTGTCTCCAGGGTTCCATGGTTGGGTCCTCAGGGACTCTCTCTTCGAATCTATggatttttcattttagttgCTGAAGCTTTGAtcggtttctttttttttaattaatgttttatgTTTGCAGGTCTGGCACCCACTTTGGATGGACTAACTTGGAATGGCGAAGCTAATTAGTAGTTCACTATTTGTGAGGTATATATGCAATAgtagtttattattttcttttcttttcgaaCCAAACATGATATTTATATCATCACTACTTGTATGTGCTGCTTCTAATTTAAAGCAGCTCGTAAGAGTCTGAAATGACAAATTTACCCCTTTTCCTTGTCCATTgttataaattatcaaatactGGAAGTAAACCATGATAAGCTAGGCATGCGAAGTTCCAACCCTATTAATTCAGGCAACTTGCTACAAGTCCTCAGTTACCAAATTATATAGACAGTCCCTTACTCCTCATCCTTTGATCAAACTCCCTTGATCACTTACGAACCTGTGATCGAAGTACTTACTGCTCAGCTGCATGCCGCCTCCAATCTTCAAGGAAACAGAGTATTGTAACCCCACAAAGTTTCttctgaaaataaagaaaatctctcCAGTACCCATGACTTCGATCGATATTCTGAGGGTGGTTAATAGCAGAAACTCTTAAAAGGATTGAGATCAAGGACACAGAATTTAGGAAGAGTGAAAATTACgaaaaaaacagaggaagaacTCTGAAATTAATTAcgtagaaaataataaaaaattcgaaTTATCTCATATCTTTCGTGAAGCGAACATGGTAGCGGATTTCCTTTCCAAGGAAGGTGAAAAGGGTcagaattttgatttttgtaggtgaggaatttagagagagatggTTTTGTGGCcttgttcgaacggataaatGCGGTACTCCCTATATTAGgcgttaggaaaaaaaaattagaaagaatgtattttttgtttttaggatTTGATTCTGGGTGATCTCGTACGTTCGTGCGGCATTCTTCACCGCTACCAGGACTAGGAATAGTACTACTACTTTCTGTCCCTGTACTGGTTTTTGCATGGCGGCCTTATTCGGGTAACTACTGTAAATTGATGTTAAGAATCAGCTCATCTTTCTATTTACAAATTGTGCAGGCgataagatttattttgtaagataagtactttttataattaatttttttgtaaattaaaaacctTATCTTGTCAATAGTACGAAGGATATGCTCTGATCTGCAccagtttgtaaataaaatttttctagcACACAGCTTATATGTAATTAATGCTAgctgctttaattaattttgatgtaATTATCTGTTATGTATTTAGTTGATAGTGTGCAAGGGCAAAGCCAAGTCTTGTTAATTTAGAGCTTTAATTATTAGatcaatcattaaaaaaaaaaaaaaaatgaaattactgATCTCTTGCAcacatttaaaaagaaaaggaattaaAGACTAGTGAAATACTACGTAGCTAGGTAAGGCagaaagttttattattaattaattaaaaagctaatttaatttattgattttcttcAGTTATTCTTAGGTGGATGGTGCCTTGGTGGATGGTAGTCAGCATTGAAAGGTATAAAACCTGCCTCATCCATGTTCTTAACTTCAGAAGAACGAGTAAAGCTGCTTCCCTTACGACGTTCTACGTTAGAGCCACTACTCTTCCCTTTAATCCCTTGATCTTCACTAGTTTTGTACTTCCCAGCAACTTGGTTTGATCTTGAGATATTTGACGTTGTCGTCCCTGCAACTGCACcatcctctttcttcttctccttcttcttctgctcTTGCTTCTGCATGATGCTGTCTATGGCCAGTTTCCTTTCCTTTATCCTCTTGCTTGTATCTGTTGCAAGTCTTTCATCTTCCATAAGTCCCTAATAAAATAACATGACCATTCTTCAAATCTAACCTAATAGTACTACATGATCTCTTACTAGGCAGAAAAACGAACAGAAACATCTAATTACCTTTGCACTTGAATCAACATCAACATCTATGGAAAAATGTATACAGAAGATCAATGTTACGTACCCTCAATGGATAAATCTTAATTCACTGCATTAAGTCTGTAACACTAATATTGCATAAAAACGTATATACATGTATGTAAGAGAAAGAACGGAAATACCTTGGCCTTGGGAATAATGTGCGGAGGAAAGccatgcagaacaaataaataCTAGCAAAAGGCATATTACAAACAGCTTTATATGCGCCATTAATCCTAGCTGCCCTAGACGTTTTCTTCTGTGGGTATGTCGGTTTCTTTTAGATTTCAAAATGCAGAGGATGTTGAGCCTTATATGAAAGAAGATTTTGAGGTTTATATATAGAGATCTCAAAAtttagatgatgatgatctgaCCCCTAGTCTAATAGGAGTAAGAGTACTTCTGACACACATGATCATGTCCTCGTGTAATCCATGTGTCAGTTGGATTGCCAGTACGAGAATCTCGACGTAATTAACCTAAATCAAACATTATAATAAACTATAAGTTGATCTTCTGCATGAAAAATGGTACTTCTAGAGAGATCTTACTACATATTATGCTTGTTATGTGTGACTGCAGGGTGGTAAATTCGACAACGTGGGATGGAAGATACGTGTGTTTTGCGCCTGTCTGCCGCCATGCAATCAACTACTAGAGGAgcttttcttgtcttttttttacGGCCTAGGTCTTGGCAACTGATCAGGAAAGTCGAAACCTATCTAGGTTTTCTATGCGTATTTAATTCGTAAGCTACTTTTCCACATCTCGAAGAAGAGTTAGTGCAGTTATATAACTTCTATGCCTTCGTAATTCTCAAGAGACATAAAAGTTGCTTGATGCGGTTGCAGCACTAAAACTAGGGGCGGACATAGAAAATTGATCAGGTTGGGgtcaaagttaaaagaaaaaatatttgaggaGCTTATGCTGGACATAATTTAGATTTATTCTGATATGTAGTTTTAGCAGATAATTAAAACAGAGAAGACAAGAGATTCGTTCAAAATACTgagaaaattctaaataatattgattaatagtaaaatttgaaattctgatatttttccaaaaatgaaaagatctaaattattatatgaaaaata from Juglans microcarpa x Juglans regia isolate MS1-56 chromosome 3S, Jm3101_v1.0, whole genome shotgun sequence encodes:
- the LOC121257279 gene encoding putative pentatricopeptide repeat-containing protein At1g13630 isoform X2, whose translation is MLHHLRQWKNPLHFPARFRTLLPLSSILFTKPSVSAAKLEDEPASSSAIPNTSDTVGEILAGLRSFGLIRFFCGDYFRTVVLTLNWTQVDQIIDVLRVESPDFAVDFFHLLKDRYQFRHSRASRFIVSHVLAEKKRFKEMQLVIKQMVEEEGSGSAPSLCELLLNSFRDWDSNTVIWDMLAFGYSRFEMVQDALFVLAKMKDLNMHASIQTYNSLLHNLRRTETMWDMHTDIKVSGTPQNEYTHSIIVDGLCEQSRLQDAVSYLQDVEGKDTGLSIVSFNTIMSRFCTLGFVDVAKSFFCVMLKYGIFPDSYSYNILIHGLCVAGSMEEALEFKNNMEKHGVVPDIVTYKILAKGFQLLGLMSGAWKVIQDMLLKGFNPDLVTYTILICGHCQIGNIDEGLKLREEMLSRGFQLSIISYSILLSSLCKSQRVEEALRLLYEMETFGLKPDTITYSILIHGLCKKGEVQRAIHLYEEMCSRRIFPNYFTHGAILLGLCEKGNISEAKNYFDKLIANDLVDNIALYNIMMNGFVKHGNIEKAVLLYKRLVKKGITPSIVTFNTLIHGFCKNNKLGEARSLLDIIRLHGLVPSVVTYTTLMNAYCEEGNMQGMLELLWEMEAKAVMPTHITYTILIKGLCKQRRLQESVQLLEDMRAVGLSPDQITYNTIIQCFCKAGDTRKAFQLHNDMLLHNLEPTSVTYNVLIDGLCIYGDLRDADRLLVSIENQKLNLTKVAYTTLVKAHCAKGDVRRAVVFFRKMVEKGFKASIRDYSAVINRLCKSDA
- the LOC121258775 gene encoding E3 ubiquitin-protein ligase UPL4-like, translating into MVVLLLFFHSQVYEVLKLLNELYLLQLEIKMLNRCWIRNSVLVNSPSLLQKFGMDILPLLIQVVNSGANLYVCYGCLSIINKLVYFSKSDMLLELLKNTNISSFLAGVFTRKDQHVLLVALHIAEMILQKLSDIFLSSFIKEGVLFAIDALSFK
- the LOC121257279 gene encoding putative pentatricopeptide repeat-containing protein At1g13630 isoform X1; this encodes MLHHLRQWKNPLHFPARFRTLLPLSSILFTKPSVSAAKLEDEPASSSAIPNTSDTVGEILAGLRSFGLIRFFCGDYFRTVVLTLNWTQVDQIIDVLRVESPDFAVDFFHLLKDRYQFRHSRASRFIVSHVLAEKKRFKEMQLVIKQMVEEEGSGSAPSLCELLLNSFRDWDSNTVIWDMLAFGYSRFEMVQDALFVLAKMKDLNMHASIQTYNSLLHNLRRTETMWDMHTDIKVSGTPQNEYTHSIIVDGLCEQSRLQDAVSYLQDVEGKDTGLSIVSFNTIMSRFCTLGFVDVAKSFFCVMLKYGIFPDSYSYNILIHGLCVAGSMEEALEFKNNMEKHGVVPDIVTYKILAKGFQLLGLMSGAWKVIQDMLLKGFNPDLVTYTILICGHCQIGNIDEGLKLREEMLSRGFQLSIISYSILLSSLCKSQRVEEALRLLYEMETFGLKPDTITYSILIHGLCKKGEVQRAIHLYEEMCSRRIFPNYFTHGAILLGLCEKGNISEAKNYFDKLIANDLVDNIALYNIMMNGFVKHGNIEKAVLLYKRLVKKGITPSIVTFNTLIHGFCKNNKLGEARSLLDIIRLHGLVPSVVTYTTLMNAYCEEGNMQGMLELLWEMEAKAVMPTHITYTILIKGLCKQRRLQESVQLLEDMRAVGLSPDQITYNTIIQCFCKAGDTRKAFQLHNDMLLHNLEPTSVTYNVLIDGLCIYGDLRDADRLLVSIENQKLNLTKVAYTTLVKAHCAKGDVRRAVVFFRKMVEKGFKASIRDYSAVINRLCKRCLINETKYFFCMMLSDGISPDEGICTVMLNAFHQEGDLDSISELLGEMIKFGLLPD